GGGATTTAAGACAGGGCGTCAAAGACTATGAGGCTGCTGCAACAGTTACGCCCGTTATTTCAAAAGCTCTCCCTTTAGGTAGGCCCGTGTCCAGTTCAGACGCTCGGCCTGCAGCTCTGTCAGAGCCAGGGCCTCTCTGCGGCGCCAATAGATATCGAGTGCCTCGAGCAAATCGGTTGCGGCAACGCGACCCTGGTTCACCCTGGCCCTCTCACCAGACAGGCGCTCTTCGGCGGCTTTGAGTTCAGATTGAATGGCCAGAAATTGACCATCTGCGGTTCTATACCGCGTCTCGATATCGTCGAGTTGAACCCGCGCAGCTTTAAGAGCATCTATGTACTGTTGGTTCTTCTCTTCGTACGCGGCATCTTTTACCTGGCGGCGGGTAATCTGTGTACCGCCGTCGAGTATGCGTATGCGTGCGCCGACCGAAGCCTGAAACCAGTCTTCGGGGGTGAACTGTCGCGCCCCGAAATGCGTGTAATTGCCGCGCGCATAGATTTCGGGCATTGACTCGAGCAGAATGCCATCGCGCTCTTTTCGCGCGGCTTCGACGAGCAAGGCAAGTGCCTGCAGATCTGCTCGTTTATCGAGCGCAATCTGTTCAGTTTTCGGCTGAAGTGCCGAAGCGCGACTTTCGGGTCTGCGGGCGCCTTCAGAGTTGGTCAGTCGGCCGAGGTCGGCCTCGCATGCCGCCGCGGCGTCGGCCAGCGACTGCAGCGAATTCTGTGCCTCAGCCAGCCGCATTGCCGCTTTCGCATCGTCGATATCACGGGCCTTACCGCCTCTGATCAGGCGCTTCAATTCTATTCGCAACTGATTGATATTTTTCAGGCGGTCTTTGAGAACGTCGCTGCGTGCAGAAATTTCTGCGCAGTCGTAGAAACGCCCAATTGCCGTGTGCTGCGCACTCATGGTCTCCCACCGCGCCATCAGGTCGGCCGCCTCAGAGCGCAGAGTGCTCGAGGGTATTTTCGCCAAAGCTCCCTCTGACGACCAGAGAGTCTGGTAGAGTTCAACACCCACCTGACCGTAGTTTTGCCTGCCATAAGGAAACTGCCCAAAGGGCGTCTGCAGAAAAAATTCGCGGTCACGAACGATGTATTCGGCTCCTGCTGTGACGCGCGGCCCCCACACGCCCAGAATTTCAGTGTTCTTGCCGGCTTTGGCCGCCGCAGCGCGGTGCCATGCAGCTTTTGCCGCCGGTGATCGCGCCGCACCCTCGATGACTTCGGTAATGGAGATCGGCTGAACCTTCGTGTCGTCGGCAGAAATACCCGGCACGAAAAGCAAGAGCAGAGCTGCAGCGCTCAGCAGGCGTGCGGCTGGTTTTCGCCACGCCATTTTCGCATACAGCCACGGTACGATGAATAGCGTGAAAAGCGTCGAAACCGCAAGCCCTGAGATCATCGCCCACGCGAACGGCGGCCACAAAGTCGAGTTCGTGAACGTCAGCGGCACCATGCCGAGTATTGTCGAGCCGCTCGTCAGCAGAATGGGGCGCAGGCGTTCGAGAATGCCGGTGCGCACGGCGCTGTTTCGGTCAAGACCCTCTTCTTCTGCGGACCTGAAACGATCGATGAGCAATATTCCATTGTTCACGACGATACCGATCAGAGCAAAAAGCGCGAGCATACCCATGAACCCCATCGGCTGCCTGCCGATTGCAAGGCCGGGCATAATGCCCAGCGCAGCCGTGGGCACGGCCGTCATGATGATTGCCGTCAGCCTGATTGAGTTAAACTCCCAAATCAGAATCGCGATCAGAATAATCATGGCGAGCGGCAAGGCAGCCAGAATTGCCCCATTCGCTTTTAATGACTCTCCGAATTCACCCCCGATTTCAAAACGCACACCCTCCGGCAGCGGATTTGCGGTCAGGTATGACTTCGCGACCGAAAGTGTTTGGGCACTGTTCAGTTTGTTATCGGTCTCAGCCAGAATGCGCACCACATTCTCCCGGTTGCGGCGATTGATAATACCGGGGTGCCGGTGCTCCGACGCCACCGCGCTGGCACCAACCAATATCGCCCGATCAGTCGTTTGCCCAACGACCGCGGCAGCGAGACTTTTACTGCTCGCATTTTCCCCTTCAGGGTAGCCGACAACTATCGGCAAGGTTTCGTCACTCGTTCTATAGAAGCCCGCCTCGATACCGCGCGTTGTCGCGAGCGTGGCGAGTGCCAGATCGGCGCGCGTCAGTCCGTTCTCTGCAAGCTGGCCGTCACGGCCCCGCAGCGCAAATTCTCTGATGGTGCCTTCAGAGTCGTGGCGCAGAGTACCGATTCCCTGCAAGCTCTGGAGTGCTGTTACCATTTTTTCGGCATAAGGCAGAGCTTCGTCGCCCATAAGGCGGATTTCAACCGGTGCTGGTATCGGCGGGCCCTGTTCAAGACTGCGCACGATCAGGCGCGGCGATTTATCGATCGGCAATGAAGCCAGCTCTTTTCGTAAAGCAGCGTGGTATTTCTGCCCCCGCGTCAGAACAAGCACCTGCGCCAGCTGCGGTGAATTGGGTTCTTGGTTCAGATTGTAATAAAATCGCGGAGTCGAACGGCCGACAAAGGCTGCAAAGCCAGAGACATGGGGCGACTGGCTCAGAAAGCGCTCGACCTGCTCTACGGCAGAGCGTGTGCGCGAGAGCGCCGTGCCCTCAGGGTAGACTATCTCTACCACCAGCTGGTTACGGTCAGCAGAAGGGAAAAACTTCTGCCCCACCGTCACGGCCGAAAGAATTGCCACGACGAGCAGAACTACAAGACCATAGCCGATGCGCCGCGTACGCTGCAGCACGGTCTCTGCAATCAGGTCGGCAACTTTGCTGAGAAACGGCCACTGCCTCGAGGTGCCGGGTCTCAGCCAGGCGGCTGCAAAGGCAGGCGTGAGATACACCGCAGCGAGCCAGCTGACAGAAAGCGCGGTAATGGCAATCGCGGGTATTGCGAAGGTGAATTCTGCCGTTGTTCCCCTGGCGAGAAGCATCGGCAGAAACGAGGCAACGGTCGTCAATGTAGACGAGAGCAGCGGGACAGTGAATGTTTTCACGGTACTCACCGCTGCCTCGGCCTTGCCGAGACCACTATCGAGTTTTTCCTGAACGCTTTCGGCCACAACAATGATGTTGTCGATCAGCAGCCCCAACGACATGACGAACGCCGCGATCGAAATCTGCTGTAATACGCCACCTGCGATGCCATTGAGAGCGAGCGTGATCAGCCCAACAACCGGCAGCATCAGCGTCACGAGCAACCCGACGCGAAACCCCATCGTGACGAGCATCATCGCCCCGAGAATCGCCATGCTTTCGAGCAGCGCGAAAGCAAGTTCGCTGAGGCGGCCGCGTACAAATTCGGGCTGTGAATTCAGAATCACGATTTCAACGCCCGGGCCCGGTTGAAACTCTTTAACCGCCGCGGCGACCTGATCGCCGAAGGCTACCAAATCGATTCCGCTGCGCGCAACAATGCCAAGCGCTGAAGCCGGTTTACTGTTGAAGCGCATTTCATCGGCCAAGGGTCTGCGTTCAGTTTCGCTCACGCGTGCAAGTGTCTTCAGAGTGATCGTTCCCCCATTTTTCGCGATCAGCGAAAAATTCTCGATTTCACTGATGCTTTCGAAGCCATTGTGCGGTTTGACATTGATTTTTTCGCCGCCAGCATCGAAACTACCGCCACCAAGTCTCTGGTTTGCCGCCGAGAGCTGCGAAAGAATCTGCTGGGCGGTAAGCCCCGACGAGGCGAGGCGTGACTTGTCGAGTGCGAGGGTAATTTGCCTTCCGTCGTCACCGATTCGCACTGCCGAGGCGACATTCTTAATGCGCAGAACCCGATTCTCAAGCACGATGAGAGCCCGGTGGCGATCGGCTGCCGGGCCGGTGAGGGCGATGAGTATCGCTTCCTGGTCGAGGGTCTTGCGGTTGAGCGCAGGTGGTATAACACCTTTGGGAAACTTCAACTCGGCACGGCGCAGCGCGTTTTCGACTTCATCCCACTCGCGCGTGATGGCTGCGTCTGTCGCAACGGAGCCTTTGAGCTCAATGCGCACGAAGGCAAATTCTGGCCGAATGCGTATGTCGACGTTTTCGATACCGCGTACCGCCGTGAGTTCTTTTTCGATCTCGCGCACCACGAAGCTATTGAGTTCAGAGGGTGATTCCCCGGGGTAGATGACGTTCACCGTGCCAAACCGGGGCTTGATGCGCGGATCTTCTTCTTTCGCGACGGTGAACCATGAAAAAAATCCATAGAGCGCCAAAGCGAGGCCCAGAAACCAGAAGAACCTCGCCCGTTCGGTGATGAGGGATTTCTCTTTCATATGCCGACTTTCGCCTCAGCGCGTTTTTTGATGCCCGCCAACCAGATATCGTGCAGTCGCGAGAGCTTATTCGGCACGAACACTTTCTGAAAAAAGGTTAGAAAGCCGCGTTGCGACTCGTCAGTGATGAGTAGCACACCCTTGCCGCGCGGAATTATCAGCCAGGCATGGTAGCCCTGAATTACGGCTTTTTGCGAGCGCCACGAGAGTCTGCAGTTAGGTACATACTCTTTGACGGTCGACACAAAATTTAGCCCCATCGTCGACCAGGTGAAGACGCTGTCATCTTGCAGCAAGCTCTGTCCGTTCTGAATTTGCACGTTTTCTGCGCCCTCGTACCATTCAGGCCAGCGCGTGGCGTCGATGAGCTCGCGCCATACGGCTTCGGCGGGCGCATTGATCTCTATCGAATTGTGTATGTAGAAGCTTGCCTCTTCAGGCTTGAATTCTTCAGGCCAGTTAATCTGCTCTTCGTAGCTTCGGCTTTTGGCTATCGATGGCCCCGTAGACTGGCAGGCGCTAAAGATCGTCAGAGCTGCAATGGGCAGCAAGATACATTTACGCATATTGACTCCTCTTATCTTTTGTCATTGAACCCATAATTATTTGCATTATTCTGACGCCGAACCGGCGTGGCACGGTCTTCAGCGAAAAGATCAGCAGTTTGCTGAGTGCACCGGGCATAACCAGGTAACCCCTGCCGAGTTTACGCAAGATGGGGGCGCCGATGCGCGCAGCATCTGGTGGGTTACCCATCTGCATTTGTGCACGTTGGCCAAAGCCGCTGGCGACCGGGCCAGGCGCAGCCACCAACACGTCGACGCCGTGAGACTTAAGTTCAACAGCGAGAGCTTCGCCCAAAGACTGAACGTACGCCTTGGTCGCCGCGTAATGCGCCGCGTAAGGCACGCCCTGAAAAGCCACCAGCGAACTCAGCAAAATAATTCCGCCCCGCTTCTGGTATGCGAACTGCCCGCCGAAATAATGGCAGAGGCGCATCACCGTTTCGACATTGACGCGCAGCATTTCGATTTCTGTTTGCAGATCACCGCGGTGAAACTCACCCGATGTACCGAAGCCCGCCGATAACACGACCAAGCCCACGCGCAGGTTCGCCGTTGCTTTTGCCAACCGCGCCGGTGCATTGATGTCGCTCAGGTCTTCTTTGTGAACAAAACACTCGACTCCAAACTTGTTGCGGTAATATTCTGCCTGAACCTCGAGCTCTGCTTTGCGTCTTGCGACCAATGCGAGGTGAAAGCCTGCCGAGGCCAGATTTTCTGCGACACTTTTACCGATACCCGACGATGCGCCGGTCACAAGCGCCCAGGGGCCATATTTTTTGTGCAGTCTTGATTTTTCTTTTTCCGTTAATTGCATTTACTTCTCCTTAGTTCTAATATCACGATAGTCGCCTTCGCGCAGCACCACGAACTCTCCGCTTTTGAGTTTTGCATTTTCGCTTGCGTTGAGCAGATCTTTGGCCGGCGAATCGATGTCTTCAGCAGTGAGGTTAAACGTGCCGAAGTGCATCGCGATCGAGAGCGGTGAAGCCAGGTCACGGTGCGCTCTGACTGCCTCAGCCGGGTTCACATGCGCGTGGCGCATGATCTCGTTGGGTTCATACGCACCAATCGGCAAGAGCGCTGCGACGGGTGAACCGAGCCGCTGTCTGATTTCGCGAAAATGGCCGCCGTACGCTGTATCTCCTGCGAAATAGACGAAGTGCGTTTTATCAGCAAAGATCGCGTAAGAAGCCCAGAGAGTTTTGTCCTGATCAAAAAGGCCGCGGCGCGAATTGTGCCGGGCGGGAGTCATCACTACCTTGTAGCCTGCGCCCGAAAAAGACTGCCACCAGTCGAGTTCGGTGACTCTGGGTGAAACTTCACCGTGAATGAGATCGGCAACTGCGAGTGGTACAATAAATTGAGGATCAAATGCCGTCTTGAGCCGGCGCAGCGTCGGCAGGTCGAGATGATCGAAGTGGTTATGGCTGATCACCACCGCGGTGATTCTGGGCAGCTGTTCAAACGCAATGCCTGGCTCGGTAGCCCGCCTTGGCCCCGCCCACGCATAGGGGCCGACCCGCGTCGACCAAACCGGGTCAGTCAGTATTGCGACCTGCCCGAATTCGATAAGCAGCGTCGCGTGGTTGATGAAAGTAATTCTTATCGTGTCAGCTTTCAGCGCCCGCGCTTCTTGCTGGCCCACAGGCCGCATTTCGCCCGGCCAGTTGCTGCTTCTGCCAAACATGACATGGCGCGCCATTGCGAGGGCGCCCATGTGTTCGGCAGGCGGGTCGTTATAGAAAACCGAGCCGTTGAAGTGATCGCTCGCGGGCAGATTGGGCGCCGAAGCGCAGTGGGGCAGCGTTGCGAGCGCCAAAATGAGCGGCAGGGGGCGCACGATGTCAGTGTAATCATTTAAGTAGTCACTGTCTACTTTTTTGTGTATTTTGTCAGCAACACTGCTTTTATGGACGCATCGACTCAAAAAACGTTAGCTGCCAGAGCCATGGCCAAAAAGAAGCCAGCTGAGCCTGAAATTGATGATCTGAAAACGGCTGTGCTCGCAGAATCACTGCGCATTATCCGCAGCGAAGGGGTGGGGGCTCTGTCGATTCGCCGCGTCGCGCGTAACCTGGGCTTCTCGCATGCTGCGCCTTACCGGCATTTTCCCACGCAGCAGCATATATTTGCAGCCCTGACGGAGCGGGGGTTCGAATTATTTTCGGGCGCGCTCAAGGCAAACTTACCCCCGCTTTACCAGACCGAACAGCTTGAAAACCGGCTGCGCGAGATGTGCCACAACTATTTTCGCTTCGTATTCGAGAACCCAGACTATTATCAGTACATTTTTGGGCCGCCACGCTTTGACCACCACCAATTTCCCGAATTGCAGCAAAAGGGCACCGGCTCGTTCGAAATTCTGACCGAACAGATCGCGGCGATGGTGCACGCAGGGGCAATCGCGCAGGGCGATGTGGTGGCGCTTTCGATGTTTGTGTTTTCGACGATGCATGGCGCATCATCTTTGATGCTGAACGGCGTCACTGAGCACCTGGTCGCTGACCCTGAAAGACGCGAGTTGCTGACGAAGTTTATTGAGCAAAAAATTATCGCCGCGCTTAAGCAACATTAGTCGCCCGCATGCGGTCATAGAGAAATTGGCGAATAGCCCCATCGCCCGCGAGCGCAGCCGCCCTCTTGAAAGAATCTCTGGCCCTAAGTCTGTCACCCTTTACAAGCATCAGTTCAGCCTGAACCGCCCAGTAAGGCTGATAGTTCACCGCTTCGCCTGTTATGATCGCAAGCTGGTCTTCTGCGTCGGTCAGATTTTTATTCTGCATCAACGCGGCAGCATAACCGACGCGGGCACCGACCGTGGGTTGCATATCGATCAGACCCGCATAGAGTCTGCAGATCGCCTGCCAATCGGTTTGGCCGGTGACGCCCCGGGCGGTGTGAACTGCCTGAATCGCCGCCTCAAGTTGAAATGGGCCGAAAGCCTGCATCGCTGCCGCGCGTTTGAGCGCTGCGTCTGCTTCGACGATGAAATCTACCCGCCAGAGTTTTGGGTCTTGTTTTTCCAGTGGAACATAAGCACCTGCTGCGTCGCGTCTGGCACCGGTCCGCGCCGCTGAAAAGAGCATGAGCGAAAGCAGGCCCAGTGTCTCGGCGCTTTGTGGCAGTACCTCGCTGAGCATGCGCGCGAGGTAGATAGCTTCGTCGGCGAGCCCGACCCGCGTTACGGCGCCCCCATCGACGTGGTCATGGCCGAGGCCATAAGCGCCGTAGATTGCCTCGAGCACTGCAGCTGTGCGGTCTGCAAGTTCGTCGATCTCGGGAACAACGAACGGTATTTTGCTGATGCGTATCTTGTTTTTCGCGCGCACGAGGCGTTTCGCCATCGCTGCAGGCGAGACCAGGTAGGCAGAAGCAATGCGGTCTGCGTCGAGACCCAGAATAGTCTGAAGCATCAGCGCAGCGCGTACATTTTCATCGATGCCGGGGTGCGCGCAGACGAAAAATAACCCTAAACGCTCGTCCGACAATTCGGGCGTGCTAGTGTCTTGTGAAACTGCGGCGTAGCTGTCGGTAAGTTCGGTTTCGCGGCCGCGTCTGCGATATTGATCTGCATGGCGCCTGACGGCAACCGTAAATAGCCAGCCTTCGGGATTCTGTGGAATACCATTCGCGGGCCAGTCTTCGAGCGCGGTGCGGAATGCTTCGGCGACGGCATCTTCGGCACCCGCGATATCGCCCGACCGCGCGGCGAGGTTTGCGACCAGTTTCGCGCGTGAATCACGCGCGATCTGGGCAACTTTCTCGGTGAGCGAATTCACCCGGGCATCGGGGGCAAAACAGGGCGCACTTCAACGCCGCCCGCAGCGGCGCAAGGTGCCCGGCTCGCCCATTCGAGTGCCTGGTCGAGATTTTCGACTTCAATGATGAAGTAACCCCCGAGTTGTTCTTTCGCGTCGGCGAACGGGCCGTCTTGCACATGGCGCTTGCCATTCTGGATGCGCAGCGTCGTCGCCGTTTCGGGTGGTTGCAGACCATCTCCGTTGACGATGATCTTCGCTGCGTTGAGTGCCTCGACATAAGCCGACCAGGCACCCCAATATTGCCCGGCTTCGGCTGTATTGCGCCGTTGTAGCTCTTTGTTCGTTTCGTACATCATGAGCATGTATTGCATCTGAATCTCCTACTTCATTTTGTCGGCGACTATCGCCGAAACCGCGCCGACGACTATGCACTCGAGCGTTCCGTAGAAGAACCACAGAAAGGCCAGAGTATGCGGAATCGGCAACACGATAAAGTTGGTATAGCCGTACCAGAATTTTGCAATCAGCCCTACGACAAGGCCGATGCTCGCGCCTTCGATAAGCCCTGTGCCTTTATACGCGCGTTGAAACAAGATAGCGAACGCGCCCGAAAACACGAGGTAGATCGGCAGAAATATGGGTGCCATCGCGGCCAGATCGGCCGAGGGGCGCCAGACGGTTGTCAGACTCTGGTAAATACCATTCAGCAGAACCTGATTGATCAGGGTTTCGAGGGCGCCAGTCAGCACGATTGCCACTGAAGCCAGAATAATTGTCTTTTTCATTGTAATCTCCTTTTGATGGGGTGTAAAATTATCGCCCCTCGACTAGGGTCGCGCAGCAATCTGCCAAATGGACAATTTCAAAAAAAAATCGATCAATTCGCCGTTAACCAGATTTTTGCCCATAAACCTTGGACAAGTTTTTATGGCCAGAGCACAGATTTAGCATTAGCGTTCATTTATCATGCTGAATTTGCAAGAACACCAGATGTCCGCAGGTTTCAGGACTAAAAGTCTGCGCGGCGGTATGCTGCCGATGGGGCACATTCTGAACGTCGATCATTTTACCATGGCATTGCCGACTTTTCCCCCGCACCCGCATGCCGGCTTTTCTGCGGTGACGTACATGCTGCCGTGGTCGAAAGGCGCGTTCGTCAACCGTGACAGTCTGGGCGATCCATCACTCATAGCACCGGGTGACCTGCACTGGACGCTCGCGGGTTCGGGCATGATGCACGAAGAGATTCCCGAAAAGCCGGGCACCGATTGCGAGGGACTGCAGATATTCGTAAAACTCAGGGATGGTAATGAACTCGCGAAACCGCGGGCGTTTCATGTGAGCCACGGGAGTTTTCCCGAGGTGAATGCGCCGGGGATGCGCATACGCATTTTGGTCGGCGAATGGAAGGGAGTCAAAAGCGAGATACCCGAGCAAGAGAACACGACGATGCTGCACCTCAGTGTCGACCATGCGGCTGAAATCGATTTGCCCGTGCAGCGCGATGCCTTTGCGTTCGTGCTGCGCGGCCGTGGCGAAATCAATGGTGAAGCCGCAGCAGCGGGTGCCGCAGCCGCGCTCGCACCGGGGCTCAACAGATTTACGGGCGAAAATCTTGAAATCTTGCTCGGCGTCAGCGACGCTATGCCGAAGAAACCTCATTTCGCAGGGCCGTTCTGCATGTTCGACACGAACGAACTCGAAAATGCCAGGCGCCGGTTTGCAACAGGCGGCATGGGCGCGCTTTCGCCGTCGTTCTGAGTACAAGGGCGCTGAAGGCGTAAACAGCCTGTTTAGCAACTTTGTACGCCGCACAATAAAAAGCTTGACGAG
The sequence above is a segment of the Turneriella parva DSM 21527 genome. Coding sequences within it:
- a CDS encoding efflux RND transporter permease subunit — encoded protein: MKEKSLITERARFFWFLGLALALYGFFSWFTVAKEEDPRIKPRFGTVNVIYPGESPSELNSFVVREIEKELTAVRGIENVDIRIRPEFAFVRIELKGSVATDAAITREWDEVENALRRAELKFPKGVIPPALNRKTLDQEAILIALTGPAADRHRALIVLENRVLRIKNVASAVRIGDDGRQITLALDKSRLASSGLTAQQILSQLSAANQRLGGGSFDAGGEKINVKPHNGFESISEIENFSLIAKNGGTITLKTLARVSETERRPLADEMRFNSKPASALGIVARSGIDLVAFGDQVAAAVKEFQPGPGVEIVILNSQPEFVRGRLSELAFALLESMAILGAMMLVTMGFRVGLLVTLMLPVVGLITLALNGIAGGVLQQISIAAFVMSLGLLIDNIIVVAESVQEKLDSGLGKAEAAVSTVKTFTVPLLSSTLTTVASFLPMLLARGTTAEFTFAIPAIAITALSVSWLAAVYLTPAFAAAWLRPGTSRQWPFLSKVADLIAETVLQRTRRIGYGLVVLLVVAILSAVTVGQKFFPSADRNQLVVEIVYPEGTALSRTRSAVEQVERFLSQSPHVSGFAAFVGRSTPRFYYNLNQEPNSPQLAQVLVLTRGQKYHAALRKELASLPIDKSPRLIVRSLEQGPPIPAPVEIRLMGDEALPYAEKMVTALQSLQGIGTLRHDSEGTIREFALRGRDGQLAENGLTRADLALATLATTRGIEAGFYRTSDETLPIVVGYPEGENASSKSLAAAVVGQTTDRAILVGASAVASEHRHPGIINRRNRENVVRILAETDNKLNSAQTLSVAKSYLTANPLPEGVRFEIGGEFGESLKANGAILAALPLAMIILIAILIWEFNSIRLTAIIMTAVPTAALGIMPGLAIGRQPMGFMGMLALFALIGIVVNNGILLIDRFRSAEEEGLDRNSAVRTGILERLRPILLTSGSTILGMVPLTFTNSTLWPPFAWAMISGLAVSTLFTLFIVPWLYAKMAWRKPAARLLSAAALLLLFVPGISADDTKVQPISITEVIEGAARSPAAKAAWHRAAAAKAGKNTEILGVWGPRVTAGAEYIVRDREFFLQTPFGQFPYGRQNYGQVGVELYQTLWSSEGALAKIPSSTLRSEAADLMARWETMSAQHTAIGRFYDCAEISARSDVLKDRLKNINQLRIELKRLIRGGKARDIDDAKAAMRLAEAQNSLQSLADAAAACEADLGRLTNSEGARRPESRASALQPKTEQIALDKRADLQALALLVEAARKERDGILLESMPEIYARGNYTHFGARQFTPEDWFQASVGARIRILDGGTQITRRQVKDAAYEEKNQQYIDALKAARVQLDDIETRYRTADGQFLAIQSELKAAEERLSGERARVNQGRVAATDLLEALDIYWRRREALALTELQAERLNWTRAYLKGELLK
- a CDS encoding SRPBCC domain-containing protein, producing the protein MRKCILLPIAALTIFSACQSTGPSIAKSRSYEEQINWPEEFKPEEASFYIHNSIEINAPAEAVWRELIDATRWPEWYEGAENVQIQNGQSLLQDDSVFTWSTMGLNFVSTVKEYVPNCRLSWRSQKAVIQGYHAWLIIPRGKGVLLITDESQRGFLTFFQKVFVPNKLSRLHDIWLAGIKKRAEAKVGI
- a CDS encoding SDR family NAD(P)-dependent oxidoreductase, with the translated sequence MQLTEKEKSRLHKKYGPWALVTGASSGIGKSVAENLASAGFHLALVARRKAELEVQAEYYRNKFGVECFVHKEDLSDINAPARLAKATANLRVGLVVLSAGFGTSGEFHRGDLQTEIEMLRVNVETVMRLCHYFGGQFAYQKRGGIILLSSLVAFQGVPYAAHYAATKAYVQSLGEALAVELKSHGVDVLVAAPGPVASGFGQRAQMQMGNPPDAARIGAPILRKLGRGYLVMPGALSKLLIFSLKTVPRRFGVRIMQIIMGSMTKDKRSQYA
- a CDS encoding MBL fold metallo-hydrolase, encoding MRPLPLILALATLPHCASAPNLPASDHFNGSVFYNDPPAEHMGALAMARHVMFGRSSNWPGEMRPVGQQEARALKADTIRITFINHATLLIEFGQVAILTDPVWSTRVGPYAWAGPRRATEPGIAFEQLPRITAVVISHNHFDHLDLPTLRRLKTAFDPQFIVPLAVADLIHGEVSPRVTELDWWQSFSGAGYKVVMTPARHNSRRGLFDQDKTLWASYAIFADKTHFVYFAGDTAYGGHFREIRQRLGSPVAALLPIGAYEPNEIMRHAHVNPAEAVRAHRDLASPLSIAMHFGTFNLTAEDIDSPAKDLLNASENAKLKSGEFVVLREGDYRDIRTKEK
- a CDS encoding TetR/AcrR family transcriptional regulator, producing the protein MAKKKPAEPEIDDLKTAVLAESLRIIRSEGVGALSIRRVARNLGFSHAAPYRHFPTQQHIFAALTERGFELFSGALKANLPPLYQTEQLENRLREMCHNYFRFVFENPDYYQYIFGPPRFDHHQFPELQQKGTGSFEILTEQIAAMVHAGAIAQGDVVALSMFVFSTMHGASSLMLNGVTEHLVADPERRELLTKFIEQKIIAALKQH
- a CDS encoding RNA polymerase sigma factor; protein product: MNSLTEKVAQIARDSRAKLVANLAARSGDIAGAEDAVAEAFRTALEDWPANGIPQNPEGWLFTVAVRRHADQYRRRGRETELTDSYAAVSQDTSTPELSDERLGLFFVCAHPGIDENVRAALMLQTILGLDADRIASAYLVSPAAMAKRLVRAKNKIRISKIPFVVPEIDELADRTAAVLEAIYGAYGLGHDHVDGGAVTRVGLADEAIYLARMLSEVLPQSAETLGLLSLMLFSAARTGARRDAAGAYVPLEKQDPKLWRVDFIVEADAALKRAAAMQAFGPFQLEAAIQAVHTARGVTGQTDWQAICRLYAGLIDMQPTVGARVGYAAALMQNKNLTDAEDQLAIITGEAVNYQPYWAVQAELMLVKGDRLRARDSFKRAAALAGDGAIRQFLYDRMRATNVA
- a CDS encoding YciI family protein, translated to MQYMLMMYETNKELQRRNTAEAGQYWGAWSAYVEALNAAKIIVNGDGLQPPETATTLRIQNGKRHVQDGPFADAKEQLGGYFIIEVENLDQALEWASRAPCAAAGGVEVRPVLPPMPG
- a CDS encoding pirin family protein; amino-acid sequence: MLNLQEHQMSAGFRTKSLRGGMLPMGHILNVDHFTMALPTFPPHPHAGFSAVTYMLPWSKGAFVNRDSLGDPSLIAPGDLHWTLAGSGMMHEEIPEKPGTDCEGLQIFVKLRDGNELAKPRAFHVSHGSFPEVNAPGMRIRILVGEWKGVKSEIPEQENTTMLHLSVDHAAEIDLPVQRDAFAFVLRGRGEINGEAAAAGAAAALAPGLNRFTGENLEILLGVSDAMPKKPHFAGPFCMFDTNELENARRRFATGGMGALSPSF